The sequence below is a genomic window from Candidatus Thiodiazotropha endoloripes.
TGAAGTGGCAAAACTGAGAGACGCACCTTCGGCAAGGTCAACATCACTGGCTTGTAACTGACCGTTAACCAAACCACCTTCGTCCGCCGAGATCTCTTGGGCCTCTGCAACTGGATTATCATTCGTGCCAGTGACGGTAATCGTCAGTGTGGTTTCAGCTGTGGCGCCCTGGTCATCGGTGACTGTCACAGGGACTTCTATGATTTCAGTATCACCCTCTCCAAGTGATTGATAAGAGGAAGCATCGAAATTGTAAGAGCCATCCTCATTCAAAGTCAGGCCATCAACTTCTGATGATGTGGTAAAACTCAGAGCCGCACCTTCCGCCAGATCAACATCATTGGCTTGCAACTGGCCGCTGACCAAACCGCCCTCTTCCGCCGAGACCTCTTGGGCTTCTGCAACTGGCGTATCATTGGTACCGGTAATTGTTATTTGTAGTATTGTATGTGCAGTACCGCCATGATCATCGGTTACCGTTATCGGTATATCGAGTATTTGATTCTGTCCGGCTTCAAGGCTATTGTAGTTTTCCGCTGTGAAACTGTAGTGACCATTCTGACTAAGAATAAACCCGGGCGGAAGATCATTTCCTTCAGATACAGCGTATGTCAGAACTGAGTTGTCATCCACATCCGTTGCAAGAATCTCTCCTTCAATAGCTGATGCTCCTTCCGTAATCTCAGCACTCTGCCCCATCTCCACAATGGGCAGATCATTGCTTCCATGAACAACTACCTGAATCTCAGTAGTCGTCACCTCACCCTGATCCGTGGTGATTTTGACCGGTATAATTAATGTCTGACTATCACCCACGCCAAGATGTTGATACGCCTCATGAGTAACATCCAGGTCGTAACTGCCATCTTCATGGAGCACAAAACCAACAGGTGCCTCTGTTTCATCAAGTAGTGAATAGGTTAAACTCTCATCAGGTTCCGGCTCTTGATGGGGCAATGAATCACTTTCTTCAGTGATTGGACCTGCCTCTTCTTCCGGCACACCCAAAATGATGACTGCTTCCTCGGTGGTGAAATCAACATTGACGACAACCGTTTCCTGACGCGTATTCCCTGATCTGTCGGTAATCTGAAAGGTCAAGCTATGATATGAGGATTGGGTTGTGTCAAAATTGACACCTGGTTTGATCAATATCTGATTATCCACCAGCTCGAAATAATCACTACCTGAACCAATTAACTCGTAACTGTAATCCCTCTCATTTTGTGAGTTTGCCAACATCAAGTTGGCAACCACCAACTCTTGGTCACCTCCATCAGCTGATGACACTTCCGCTGCTTCGTCTGGAATTGTTTCCTGAGCGGTGGGATCCAGCTTTTTCACATCATAGTTTGGTTCCGGTTTTTCAATACCAAGGGAAACCGTGGCTGGGGCGTTTTCAGTGGATGGGTCCACTGAAGGATGAGATTCCTGTTGTGCCTGATTGTGCAGGCCATACGCGTGTTGTGTTCGGCCACCTGCTAAAACTGACGAAGTGGTCGGCTCATCATCACGGCTGACAGTGGGGGCCGATTTGGGAACTCTACTCTCATCCCCTCGTGATGGATTACTATTCTCATCAAATACAGGCTCACTATCTAAGGGAGGTACTAATTTTCCCGTCGTGGAATCTGCCGCTTCTTCGGCCTCTCTACTCAGCTTGTCATCGGCTTTTTCAGCCATTGCAACATCAGTCTGAGCCACCTCGTGATGATCACTGCCCAGGACATCATCCGCCTCCAGGTCTTTACGATTACCTTCTTTCGCAATATCCCGCTCAAACAGCTCCTTTGTCGCTTTCTCCCGCTCTTCCAGTGAACCCGTGTTTTCACTGTTTTTGTCAGCCATGGTGCCTCTCTGGTAAGGAATTAATTTCCCGATGCTGAATATTTCTTGATTCTAAAGCCTGTCAACAGGTTATCGGCAAGCAATTGAAAAACCTTGCGCGAGGATCCGTGCTCTATTAAATAAATTCCTGAAGCAGTCGATATCTGTAGTGTCACTCCTGACTAAAACACAACCAATAGCCGGCTGTATGGCTGAACTGCCTTGATAATTGATAAATATGACTAGTTCATCCGGTTTCACAATTCCACGCGGTTGGCGAAGACCCGATGTGCTGCTGGCATCGCTGGGCATCAATACCCTTGCCCTCGCCATGCCCATGGTGGTTCTGCAGGTTTATGATCGCATCATCCCTCATCAGGCGATGGGAACTTTCATGGCATTGATGATCGGAATGCTGGGTGTGGTCGTTTTAGAGGCGTTGTTGAGAATTTTCAGGTCAGCAATTCTTGCCTGGAGCGGTGCACGTTTTGAGCACAGGGAGAGCATGGATGCGATGCACCGGGTGCTGCATACCGACACGCTCGTCTTCAACCGGGAGACCAGTGGGGATTATCTCACTCGTCTGCAGTCAGTCGAAGAGATCAATCAATTCTATTCCGGGCAATCCATGCTGCTGCTGATGGATTTCCCCTTCGTAGTTCTCTTTTTGTCATTAATCTGGTTTATCAGTGGTGAACTGGTACAGATCCCAATCCTGCTGCTGACCATTTTCGCATTGATTTCCATTATGCTGGGAAGACAGCTGCATAACGCTCTCAAGGCCAGAAACACCACCGACTCTCGGAGACAGAACTTTTTAATCGAAGTTCTGAGCGGTATCCATACTGTGAAATCCATGGCCATGGAGGCATTGATGCTGCGTCGATATGAGCGATTACAAGCACAATCAGCTGAGAGTATTCGTAAACTGGCGCATATCAACAGCGTGGTACAGGGGTTTGGCAGTACTTTTTCACAAGTCGCCATGGTCAGTTTCGTCAGTTTTGGCAGCCTTTCTGTGATTTCCGGTGATCTGACTGTCGGTGCACTCGCTGCCGGAACCATGCTCACCGGCCGGGTACTGCAGCCAGGCCTGAAAGCGATGGGACTGTGGACCCAGTTTCAGAGTGTTCGTCTGTCACTTGATCGACGTCAGGAAATCGATCGAATGCCTGCCGAAATCTCCGGTGAGTATGACGGGCCGGAGCCGCTGCACGGTGATATCAAAGTAGAGGGCATTCACTTCCGCTACCCTGGCCAGGAACAGTGGTTACTGGAGGACCTGTCGCTCGAGGTTCCTGCGGGGGGATCAGTCGGAATTACCGGTAACAATGGGACTGGAAAAAGCACACTGATATCCATCATGACCGGATTCATGCACCCACAACAGGGGGAAGTTCTACTCGACAGCCGCAACATCAAGACCTATCGACAGGAGTTTTTACGGCAACAGATAGGTTTCATGCCTCAACACGGAATGCTCTATGAAGGCACGATTCTCGAGAACATGACCCTGTTCCGTGAAGGGGAAGCCATTGATCAGGCTATGGAACTATCCAGAGAGCTGGGTTTAGGCGAGATCATCGCACGCATGCCTGATGGACTGGATACCCAGATCGGCGGTTCAGCAGTGAACTCCCTGTCTGAGGGCGTCAGACAGAAAATCGTGATGGTACGCTCATTGATAGGCCATCCCAACATCATTCTGTTTGATGACGCAAATGCAAACTTCGATATCAAAAATGATGCGAAATTGATGGCTCTGATAAAAAAAATGAAGGGTAGCCGTACCCTGGTCATCGTGTCACACCGCCCCTCATTCCTGCGTATTTGCGACAAACAGTTTGAATTGCGAGACGGGCAGCTTCATGAGCAGCAGCAGCGCAAACTTAAAATGGTATTCAAAAAATGAGCGGTGCAAAGCAAAAGCCGATTCTCAGTGAAGTACTTGCCGATGCGCTCAGACATAACCGGCTGGATGATATTCATCTGGATTCCCCCTTTGCCGCCAGTCTGATGCCACTGCTCAAAGCCTTGGGCTGGCACCACTATGCCCGTGAACTGATCGAGGCACTCCCCCACTTCACAGACACCATCGACCTGGTCGACCTGCGTAACATTCTGGTCAATCTCGGTTATGAAAGCAGTGTTGAGAAAATCAATCTTCGAGATATCCGCGAGGAGCTCTACCCATGCCTGTTTTTAGGCCGTAAAGGGGAAATCCTGGTACTTGAAGAGCATCACAAAGATACCATCAGCTTCTATGATGCCAATAGCGGTGAACATAAGACACATCCGGTAAAATCCCTGAAGGGTACTGCCTACTACTTCACCGATACCCACAATCCACATGGATTTGTTGAGACCGAATCGAGACAGGCCTGGTTTGCAAGGTTGATGCGACGCTTTCAGGGTCTTACCTGGCATCTGCTTTCAATGAGTTTTTTGATCAACCTGGTTGCAATGGCTGTACCGCTATTCATCATGCTGGTCTATGACAAGGTAATCGGTGCAAAATCGGTCGATGCCCTTCCCTGGATGGTAGCCGGAATCGGCTCAGCACTGCTCGCTGATATGGCATTGCGTTATCTACGTGCTCGCGTCATTGGTAATATTGCCGGCCGTCTTGACTATTTGATCGGTGTCGAAACCTTTAAACAGATTCTGCACCTGCCACCGCTGTTCACTGAGCGTTCAACCATGGCGGCTCAACTCTCCAGACTGAAACAGTTTGACTCGGTACGTGACTTTTTCACCGGCCCGAATGCCACACTGATCCTGGAATTGCCGTTTGTGCTGATGTTTGTCATTGTGATCGGCTTCATCGCCGGACCGGTAGCACTTGTACCGGTTGTGATGCTGATTATCTACGCCGCCTTTGGTGCACTCTGGTTACCCGCAAGCGCTCACCGGGTCACCCATGCATCGTCTTCCCGTACGGATAAACAGCGTATGCAGATACAGACATTGAACGGACGCTACGAAATCAAGGGCGTTGGCGGGGAAACCACCTGGTGGGAACGCTATCGGGAATTTTCAGGCGAAGCGGTGACTGCCAACTATCGTACTACCGTATCGAATGCAGTCATCAATTCATTTGCGCAAGGCGCAATGAGTCTATCGGGTGTTGCCGTGCTCGCCATCGGTACCTACATGGTGATCGAGGGTTCCATGAGTATCGGAGCGCTGATTGCCACCATGGCGTTGATCTGGAGGGTTCTGGCGCCGTTACAGAGCGCCTTTCTCAGTTTCAGCCGTTTCGAACAGGTCTCCAAAACCATACAGCAGATCAACCAGTTGATGAAACTCGATGTGGAACGACATAGCGGCCGATCAGCGTTGATGCTTACCGAGCTGAAGGGGCGTATCAATATCGACCGAGTCAGCTTCCGCTATGGACCGAATTATGATCCGGCACTGCTTGGAATTTCGGTACATGTTGAGCCTGGTGAGATGCTTGCGATTATGGGTGAAACTGGATCAGGTAAATCCACATTGACTAAACTCATTGCCGGTATGTACAGACCACAAGCCGGCTCACTCTCGATCGATGAATTTGACATCAGGCAACTCAATGCCATGGACCTGCGTCGTGCCATTGCGTATGTACCGCAGAACCCACATTTTTTCCACGGCACGGTCGCACAGAATCTGCGGCTCAACAATGTACTGGCAACAGATGATGAACTGCGGCAAGCCTGCTCACAGGCAGGCATTCTCGAAGAGATCGAACAACTGCCAAAGGGATTCAACACCCGCATCGGTGACAACACAACAGAGCATTTACCACCTGGCCTGACCCGAGGTCTGTCTATGGCAAGAGCTTTTTTACGTTCAGCCCCGATTATTCTGCTTGATGAACCAGGCGCCTCTCTGGATATCGAGAGTGATGAACGCTTTATGCAGCAGATTAAAAAACTGAAAGGGAAAAAGACCATTATCATGGTCACCCACAGACCCAGCCATGTAAGACTGGCTGATAAAGTCATTGTACTGGATCAGGGTTCCGAGGTTTTTGCCGGTGATCCGGACAAAGCGATCCAACTGGTTTTGGAGAGTGTGGCATGAAAGAAGACAGCATCGTTTTTGCTCAGGAAAGTACGGCAGGATTACCCAGAGCAAGAGCACACTACCTGGCACAAGCCATCAAGCTGGAAGAGGTGACCCCTTCCCGCACACTCAGTGCCGCTATCGTTGTCAGTATTTTTCTATTTGTCTCTCTACTCTTCTGGGGAGCACAGACCAGGATCAGTGAGGTCGCCATAGCCAAGGGTGAAGTCATACCTTCAGATCTGATTATAAATATTCAACATCTTGAAGGAGGTATCGTCAGACAGCTGAATGTTCGTAATGGGGATCAGGTGGAACAAGGTGATACTCTTGTCAACTTCTCTCCATCATCATCTCAGTCGGAACTGCAGCAGATGTTGACCCGCAAAGCCAGTTTGCAATTGCAGGGAGAGCGACTGCAGGCGTTGGTGGAAAATCGTGATCCGGACTTCAGCAATCTGCAAAGTGAACACCCTGATCTTGCAGCCAAGCAGAAAACCATATACCTGGCACAAGTGAATGGCCTGGAGAGTGAGCTTGCGGTGATTGAAAGCCAGATCAGCCAGCGAAAGAATCAACTGACCCGTCAACGGAATCAGGTCAAAGCTCTGCGTAAAGAGTTGACTATCTACAAAGAGCAGGTCTCGATCAGACAATCTCTAGCGAAGAAAGGTACGGTTTCACGTACAGAGCTGCTCAGTGCACGCTCTCGCCTGGCAGAAGCTGAAAGTGAACTGAGAAAAACCGTAGATGGCATTGCTGTTGCCAAAACGGAACTGGAAGAGAGCAAACAACGCAAACTGGAGCTGTTCAGCAGACACAACAAAGAGATCGAATTGGAAGCCGGAAGCGTTGCATCGGAGCTGGCGGAAGTGGAAGGTACTTTGATCCGTTTGCGCGATCGTTTTGATCGACTGCAGGTAAAGGCACCCATTGACGGTATCGTTAAAAGTTTGACGATAAACAGTAACAACACTGTAGTTGCACCCGGCGAAGTGATCATGCAGCTGGTACCGGTTAAAAACGAATTGATCGTTGAGGCAAAAATCCTCCCCCAGGATATCGGGCATGTTCATATCGAACAGTCTGCGGAATTAAAATTTACCAGCTACGATTCATCCCGCTTCGGCAGCCTGCAGGGCAAGGTACACAAGATTTCCGCCTCCACCTACCTCGATCAGGAACAGAACCCCTACTATCGGGCTGAAGTCATTCTTGACCGTAACTATCTGGGCAGCAATCCCGAACAGCTGAAGATTCTGCCAGGCATGACCGTCACGGCGGAAATACGCACTGGAGAAAAAACCATTCTGGACTACCTCATGCGACCAGTCAGCCGAGGCATGGACAGCGCTTTCAGAGAGCGCTGAGCATTAGAATTTGTTACCTGCTGCTTGCCTGGCTTTCTCAATTGAAAATTGCCAACCTGGTGGATGCCAGGATGAAGAAAGACCAGTCATAGGGTCTTCTGCCGATACCGATTTGGTAGATTTGCCTGGAACCCTGATTATTCCACGACTTTCAATAAGAATCCCATTTGTTTATTACTCTGATCTGATAAGACGAGCGGATACCAGGAGTGCTCTGCAGACACCAATTGACTGCCTGCAGTTTCACGTTAACGAAGCAGACTAACAAATTAAAAAGGATTTCATGGATTTTGCTGTTGGCCCCTCTCTGTGCCTCGTTTCGATCACCCGCTCACGCACAACAGATCAGGTAGAGCTACAGCCTGACGACATCTGAGACAAATGAGAGGTTAAACACGAAATAGATCCATTTTGAGGTTACCTACATTAGTTTTTCCTGATATACTTCTAAGCTTTTTGCCGACCCTCAAGAGAAAACAGATGTTTCAGCTGACCTGCCCGGGAAAACAGTGTGTTAAGAACGATGTGCTGTCTGGCCTGACCGTAGCCCTAGCCCTTGTCCCGGAAGCGGTGGCATTTGCATTCGTTGCCGGCGTGACTCCCCTCACAGGCCTCTACGCCGCCTTCATGATGGGCATCATCACCGCCATCATCGGAGGTCGCCCCGGCATGATCTCCGGTGCTACCGGAGCCATGGCCGTGGTAATGGTAGCCCTGGTGGCTGAACACGGGGTTGAATATCTGTTTGCTGCAGTCCTGCTTGCCGGCTTGATTCAGATTGGTGCGGGCATACTCCGGCTGGGCAAGTTCATCCGGTTGGTGCCCCACCCCGTCATGCTCGGCTTTGTCAACGGGCTGGCGATCGTGATCTTTCTTGCTCAGCTAAAACAGTTCCAAGTTCCTGATATGGAAGGGAATATGGAATGGCTATCAGGAGCATCCCTATGGACCATGCTAGGCCTGATCGGGCTCACCATGGCGATTATTCACTATCTCCCCAAGCTGACTTCCGCGATTCCTGCTTCACTGGTTGCCATTGTCACGATCACTCTGCTGGTAACCCTGTTCGACCTGGATGCAAGGACGGTGCAGGATGTTCTGCAGGACCTGTCTGGAGATCCGAACGCCACCATCGCAGGGGGGCTCCCCTCTTTCCATATCCCGATGGTTCCTCTGACCCTTGAGACCCTGCATATCATTCTGCCCTATGCCGTAATTCTCGCCGGCGTCGGTCTGATCGAGTCCCTGTTGACCATGACTCTGATTGACGAACTTACAGAAACCAGAGGGC
It includes:
- a CDS encoding VCBS domain-containing protein, with translation MADKNSENTGSLEEREKATKELFERDIAKEGNRKDLEADDVLGSDHHEVAQTDVAMAEKADDKLSREAEEAADSTTGKLVPPLDSEPVFDENSNPSRGDESRVPKSAPTVSRDDEPTTSSVLAGGRTQHAYGLHNQAQQESHPSVDPSTENAPATVSLGIEKPEPNYDVKKLDPTAQETIPDEAAEVSSADGGDQELVVANLMLANSQNERDYSYELIGSGSDYFELVDNQILIKPGVNFDTTQSSYHSLTFQITDRSGNTRQETVVVNVDFTTEEAVIILGVPEEEAGPITEESDSLPHQEPEPDESLTYSLLDETEAPVGFVLHEDGSYDLDVTHEAYQHLGVGDSQTLIIPVKITTDQGEVTTTEIQVVVHGSNDLPIVEMGQSAEITEGASAIEGEILATDVDDNSVLTYAVSEGNDLPPGFILSQNGHYSFTAENYNSLEAGQNQILDIPITVTDDHGGTAHTILQITITGTNDTPVAEAQEVSAEEGGLVSGQLQANDVDLAEGAALSFTTSSEVDGLTLNEDGSYNFDASSYQSLGEGDTEIIEVPVTVTDDQGATAETTLTITVTGTNDNPVAEAQEISADEGGLVNGQLQASDVDLAEGASLSFATS
- a CDS encoding peptidase domain-containing ABC transporter, whose product is MTSSSGFTIPRGWRRPDVLLASLGINTLALAMPMVVLQVYDRIIPHQAMGTFMALMIGMLGVVVLEALLRIFRSAILAWSGARFEHRESMDAMHRVLHTDTLVFNRETSGDYLTRLQSVEEINQFYSGQSMLLLMDFPFVVLFLSLIWFISGELVQIPILLLTIFALISIMLGRQLHNALKARNTTDSRRQNFLIEVLSGIHTVKSMAMEALMLRRYERLQAQSAESIRKLAHINSVVQGFGSTFSQVAMVSFVSFGSLSVISGDLTVGALAAGTMLTGRVLQPGLKAMGLWTQFQSVRLSLDRRQEIDRMPAEISGEYDGPEPLHGDIKVEGIHFRYPGQEQWLLEDLSLEVPAGGSVGITGNNGTGKSTLISIMTGFMHPQQGEVLLDSRNIKTYRQEFLRQQIGFMPQHGMLYEGTILENMTLFREGEAIDQAMELSRELGLGEIIARMPDGLDTQIGGSAVNSLSEGVRQKIVMVRSLIGHPNIILFDDANANFDIKNDAKLMALIKKMKGSRTLVIVSHRPSFLRICDKQFELRDGQLHEQQQRKLKMVFKK
- a CDS encoding peptidase domain-containing ABC transporter; protein product: MSGAKQKPILSEVLADALRHNRLDDIHLDSPFAASLMPLLKALGWHHYARELIEALPHFTDTIDLVDLRNILVNLGYESSVEKINLRDIREELYPCLFLGRKGEILVLEEHHKDTISFYDANSGEHKTHPVKSLKGTAYYFTDTHNPHGFVETESRQAWFARLMRRFQGLTWHLLSMSFLINLVAMAVPLFIMLVYDKVIGAKSVDALPWMVAGIGSALLADMALRYLRARVIGNIAGRLDYLIGVETFKQILHLPPLFTERSTMAAQLSRLKQFDSVRDFFTGPNATLILELPFVLMFVIVIGFIAGPVALVPVVMLIIYAAFGALWLPASAHRVTHASSSRTDKQRMQIQTLNGRYEIKGVGGETTWWERYREFSGEAVTANYRTTVSNAVINSFAQGAMSLSGVAVLAIGTYMVIEGSMSIGALIATMALIWRVLAPLQSAFLSFSRFEQVSKTIQQINQLMKLDVERHSGRSALMLTELKGRINIDRVSFRYGPNYDPALLGISVHVEPGEMLAIMGETGSGKSTLTKLIAGMYRPQAGSLSIDEFDIRQLNAMDLRRAIAYVPQNPHFFHGTVAQNLRLNNVLATDDELRQACSQAGILEEIEQLPKGFNTRIGDNTTEHLPPGLTRGLSMARAFLRSAPIILLDEPGASLDIESDERFMQQIKKLKGKKTIIMVTHRPSHVRLADKVIVLDQGSEVFAGDPDKAIQLVLESVA
- a CDS encoding HlyD family type I secretion periplasmic adaptor subunit — translated: MKEDSIVFAQESTAGLPRARAHYLAQAIKLEEVTPSRTLSAAIVVSIFLFVSLLFWGAQTRISEVAIAKGEVIPSDLIINIQHLEGGIVRQLNVRNGDQVEQGDTLVNFSPSSSQSELQQMLTRKASLQLQGERLQALVENRDPDFSNLQSEHPDLAAKQKTIYLAQVNGLESELAVIESQISQRKNQLTRQRNQVKALRKELTIYKEQVSIRQSLAKKGTVSRTELLSARSRLAEAESELRKTVDGIAVAKTELEESKQRKLELFSRHNKEIELEAGSVASELAEVEGTLIRLRDRFDRLQVKAPIDGIVKSLTINSNNTVVAPGEVIMQLVPVKNELIVEAKILPQDIGHVHIEQSAELKFTSYDSSRFGSLQGKVHKISASTYLDQEQNPYYRAEVILDRNYLGSNPEQLKILPGMTVTAEIRTGEKTILDYLMRPVSRGMDSAFRER
- a CDS encoding SulP family inorganic anion transporter, yielding MFQLTCPGKQCVKNDVLSGLTVALALVPEAVAFAFVAGVTPLTGLYAAFMMGIITAIIGGRPGMISGATGAMAVVMVALVAEHGVEYLFAAVLLAGLIQIGAGILRLGKFIRLVPHPVMLGFVNGLAIVIFLAQLKQFQVPDMEGNMEWLSGASLWTMLGLIGLTMAIIHYLPKLTSAIPASLVAIVTITLLVTLFDLDARTVQDVLQDLSGDPNATIAGGLPSFHIPMVPLTLETLHIILPYAVILAGVGLIESLLTMTLIDELTETRGRGNRECIGQGVGNTVNGLFGGMGGCAMIGQSMININSGGRGRLSGIAAALFLLLFILVGSSLIEVIPIAALVGVMFIVVLGTFEWASFRLLGRIPIADTFVGILVAVVTVLTDLAIAVVVGVIVSALVFAWQHAKQMIAEIRTDQYGIKYYHLNGPLFFGSVQNFADLFDPKSDPQEVIVDFANARVFDHSGLEAIDSLAERYMREQKTLHIRHLSQECQNLLVKAGDLVEVNMMEDPVYKVADDRLG